One genomic window of Gemmatimonadaceae bacterium includes the following:
- a CDS encoding catalase, whose product MKAADTEAMVSQVTHNTNKPGEFGAANAVAPPTGFSVEAPSPVVGSSTVSEANASDKTGTGDSPDGVNRMTGPLDRVRVDNSGRALTTNQGVAIGDNQNSLKAGLRGPTLLEDFILREKITHFDHERIPERIVHARGSGAHGVFECYEPLTDITRAAPFKEAGKQTPVFVRFSTVAGERGSVDTARDVRGFAVKFYTDEGNWDLVGNNIPVFFIQDAMKFPDLIHAVKPEPHHGMPQAASAHDTFWDFISLMPESTHMIMWAMSDRGLPRSYRMMQGFGVHSYRFVNEAGESVFVKFHWKPKQGTHSLVWDEAAKIMGADPDFHRRDLWEAIEAGEYPEWELGLQIFTEEESERFSFDILDATKIIPEELVPVRPVGRMTLNRNPDNFFAETEQVAFCTAHVVPGIDFSNDPLLAGRIHSYVDTQISRLGGPNFHEIPINAPVAAVHNNQRDGMHRQSIARGRVSYEPNSLGGGCPFQAGAKGFVSFPQPVQEDKLRGKPEKFAEHYAQATLFYNSQTDWEKQHIVGALRFELSKLTVPAIRVRMVASLRNVDEDLAAQVAKGLGIDLPDPLPRVLENPPKPEVTESPALSLTALPGEVGIRTRKVAILIANGVDGDSLKSLHSSLTNAGAVPRFVGPRLGTYSTTSGGTLEADASMENSPAVLFDGLILPDGEAGVRALASDGHTMEFVTNQYRHAKTILALGASRTLLEKAGIAGAKDGAKADPGLLIVPGATGSTADKFIAALTRHRHPERESDPPMV is encoded by the coding sequence GTGAAAGCCGCAGATACCGAAGCGATGGTCTCCCAGGTTACGCACAACACCAACAAGCCCGGCGAATTCGGCGCCGCGAATGCGGTCGCACCGCCCACTGGCTTCTCCGTGGAAGCACCGTCGCCGGTTGTTGGGAGCAGCACCGTCAGCGAAGCCAACGCGTCGGACAAGACTGGAACTGGCGATTCACCGGACGGTGTCAATCGGATGACAGGGCCGCTCGACCGCGTGCGGGTGGACAACAGCGGGCGCGCCCTCACCACCAATCAGGGCGTCGCCATCGGCGACAATCAGAATTCGCTCAAGGCAGGGCTTCGCGGGCCAACGCTGCTCGAGGATTTCATCCTTCGCGAAAAAATCACCCACTTCGACCACGAGCGAATTCCGGAGCGCATCGTTCACGCTCGCGGCTCTGGCGCGCATGGTGTGTTCGAATGCTACGAGCCGCTCACTGACATCACGCGCGCGGCTCCTTTCAAAGAAGCGGGCAAGCAGACACCGGTGTTTGTGCGCTTCTCCACTGTCGCCGGGGAACGTGGCTCGGTCGATACCGCGCGCGACGTAAGAGGATTTGCCGTCAAATTCTACACGGACGAAGGCAACTGGGATCTCGTGGGAAACAATATCCCTGTTTTTTTCATTCAGGACGCAATGAAGTTTCCGGACCTCATTCACGCGGTGAAGCCTGAACCTCACCACGGCATGCCGCAGGCAGCGTCAGCCCACGACACGTTCTGGGATTTTATCTCACTGATGCCAGAGTCGACACACATGATCATGTGGGCGATGTCGGATCGCGGTCTTCCCCGCAGCTACCGCATGATGCAGGGGTTCGGAGTTCACAGCTACCGCTTTGTAAACGAGGCGGGCGAATCGGTCTTCGTGAAGTTCCACTGGAAGCCGAAGCAGGGAACGCATTCACTGGTATGGGACGAAGCCGCAAAAATAATGGGCGCCGACCCGGATTTTCACCGCCGCGATCTTTGGGAGGCAATCGAGGCTGGCGAGTACCCGGAATGGGAGCTCGGACTCCAGATCTTTACCGAAGAAGAGTCTGAACGATTCAGCTTCGACATTCTTGATGCGACCAAAATCATACCGGAGGAGCTCGTGCCGGTCAGGCCCGTTGGCCGCATGACTCTGAATCGCAACCCCGACAACTTCTTTGCCGAAACGGAGCAGGTTGCGTTCTGCACGGCGCATGTGGTGCCCGGTATCGACTTCTCCAACGATCCCCTGCTCGCCGGACGAATCCACTCCTACGTCGACACTCAGATCTCGCGACTTGGCGGGCCGAACTTCCACGAGATTCCGATCAACGCTCCTGTTGCGGCCGTCCACAACAATCAGCGCGACGGCATGCATCGCCAGTCAATCGCGCGCGGACGCGTTTCTTACGAGCCCAATTCGCTTGGCGGCGGCTGTCCTTTTCAGGCAGGCGCCAAAGGCTTCGTGTCGTTCCCGCAGCCGGTGCAGGAAGACAAACTGCGTGGCAAACCTGAAAAATTCGCCGAGCATTACGCGCAGGCGACGCTTTTCTACAACAGCCAGACCGATTGGGAAAAGCAGCACATTGTTGGCGCATTGCGGTTCGAGCTGAGCAAGCTCACGGTTCCAGCAATCCGCGTGCGGATGGTTGCATCGCTGCGAAACGTGGACGAGGATCTGGCAGCACAGGTCGCGAAAGGACTTGGCATCGATCTCCCGGATCCATTGCCACGTGTACTCGAGAACCCGCCGAAGCCAGAGGTCACCGAGTCACCGGCATTGTCTCTGACAGCGCTGCCGGGTGAAGTTGGTATCCGCACGCGAAAGGTTGCCATTCTCATTGCGAATGGCGTCGACGGCGACTCATTGAAGTCGCTGCATTCCTCCCTCACCAACGCCGGCGCGGTACCGCGTTTTGTGGGCCCGCGACTTGGCACTTATTCCACGACAAGCGGTGGCACTCTCGAGGCCGATGCGTCGATGGAAAATTCTCCAGCTGTACTGTTCGACGGTCTCATCCTTCCCGACGGAGAGGCTGGGGTACGGGCGCTCGCTTCGGACGGTCACACGATGGAGTTCGTGACCAACCAGTACCGGCACGCCAAGACGATTCTCGCGCTCGGGGCGTCGCGCACATTGCTCGAAAAAGCCGGCATTGCCGGCGCTAAAGATGGCGCAAAGGCCGACCCAGGTCTGCTCATCGTCCCCGGCGCCACCGGCAGCACCGCCGACAAGTTCATCGCCGCGCTCACCAGACATCGCCATCCCGAGCGCGAGAGCGATCCGCCGATGGTGTGA
- a CDS encoding aldo/keto reductase, whose protein sequence is MQYAQLGRSGLTVSRICLGCMSYGSSKWRPWILDEAEARPFYRKALDLGINFFDTADMYSLGVSEEVTGKALREMANTEEIVLATKVHFPMGKGPNLEGLSRKHIVQGCEASLRRLGVETIDLYQIHRFEGTAPIEETLGALQHLVQQGKVRYIGASSGYAWQMARALSVSERNGWARFVSMQNHYNLMYREEEREMIPLCIEDGVGVIPWSPLARGRLARTGPADAGGTMRAENDQYAVGLYDSPGDSEVIEANQAVAEEIGAQPGEVALAWLLSRPGVVAPIIGATRVEHLDTAARALELTLSNEQVGRLEAAYRPHAIKGH, encoded by the coding sequence ATGCAATACGCACAACTTGGTCGAAGCGGTCTCACCGTTTCGCGCATATGCCTCGGCTGCATGAGCTACGGAAGCTCGAAATGGCGCCCCTGGATACTGGATGAAGCCGAGGCAAGACCGTTTTACCGTAAGGCTCTCGACCTTGGAATAAACTTCTTCGATACCGCGGACATGTACTCCCTGGGAGTAAGCGAAGAAGTAACCGGCAAAGCATTGCGCGAGATGGCGAACACGGAGGAGATCGTGCTTGCCACCAAGGTTCATTTCCCGATGGGGAAAGGGCCAAACCTGGAAGGGCTTTCGCGAAAACACATTGTTCAGGGCTGCGAGGCGAGCCTTCGACGACTGGGCGTTGAGACTATCGACCTGTACCAGATTCATCGGTTCGAAGGAACAGCGCCCATCGAGGAGACCCTCGGCGCGCTGCAGCATCTGGTTCAGCAGGGGAAGGTACGGTACATCGGGGCGAGCTCAGGTTACGCATGGCAGATGGCCAGGGCACTGTCGGTTTCCGAGCGTAACGGTTGGGCTCGTTTCGTATCGATGCAGAATCATTACAACCTCATGTATCGCGAGGAGGAAAGAGAAATGATTCCGCTCTGCATCGAGGACGGAGTGGGTGTGATCCCGTGGTCGCCGCTGGCGCGCGGACGCCTCGCGCGCACCGGGCCGGCTGACGCTGGTGGAACGATGCGGGCCGAGAATGATCAATACGCGGTGGGTCTGTACGATTCGCCGGGCGACTCGGAAGTCATTGAAGCAAACCAGGCCGTGGCCGAAGAGATTGGTGCGCAGCCGGGCGAGGTAGCGCTCGCGTGGCTGTTATCGCGTCCGGGGGTTGTGGCGCCAATCATTGGCGCGACCAGGGTCGAACATCTCGATACGGCGGCGAGAGCCCTGGAGTTGACCCTCAGCAACGAACAGGTCGGCCGGCTCGAGGCCGCGTACCGGCCTCACGCAATCAAGGGGCATTGA
- a CDS encoding YaiI/YqxD family protein: protein MKLWIDADAAPREVKEVCFRASERLGLETVLVANQRVQLPAGYASLTAIRVDGGPDVADLYIAEHAEAGDVAVTADIPLAALLVPKRVVVIDPRGEEYTAESIGERLSVRNFMDGLRSSGVETGGHAPYGSREKQAFANALDRALTRALRQS from the coding sequence ATGAAGCTGTGGATCGATGCGGATGCAGCGCCGCGTGAGGTAAAGGAGGTCTGCTTCCGCGCGTCCGAGCGGCTGGGGCTCGAGACTGTGCTGGTCGCCAACCAGCGGGTTCAGCTTCCCGCCGGCTACGCGTCCCTCACGGCAATCCGCGTCGACGGCGGGCCTGACGTGGCCGACCTCTACATCGCAGAGCACGCCGAGGCGGGCGATGTCGCGGTCACGGCCGATATCCCGCTGGCTGCGCTGCTGGTGCCGAAGAGAGTTGTCGTGATCGACCCGCGAGGCGAGGAGTACACCGCGGAGAGCATCGGCGAGCGGCTCTCGGTAAGAAATTTCATGGACGGTCTTCGAAGTTCCGGCGTGGAGACCGGCGGCCACGCGCCCTACGGTTCGCGCGAAAAACAGGCGTTCGCCAACGCACTCGACCGGGCGCTGACGAGGGCACTCAGGCAGAGCTAG
- a CDS encoding VOC family protein has protein sequence MATGIRKTGEFCWINMLTPQPPQAREFFSKLLGWTYTDVPGMDSGNIIQMNGHNIGGLWDLESPMTPPGTPPAIGVMVKIDSADDMVKKVTALGGTANPPMDIMENGRMVGCVDPNGAAIDLWEAKNQPGMDGDSTQHGAPSWFETLTTDAGRAREFYSELFGWTSEDQQMPGFKYTTFSLGSEPVAGMFPLTREMGEMPPHWATYFTVDDPDKTAERVTELGGSVFMPLMDIDGVGRMAGVSSPQGIMFYVIKYFPMT, from the coding sequence ATGGCGACGGGAATACGGAAAACGGGTGAATTCTGCTGGATCAACATGCTCACGCCGCAGCCGCCGCAGGCACGAGAGTTTTTCAGCAAGCTCCTTGGCTGGACCTACACCGACGTTCCGGGCATGGACTCCGGCAACATCATCCAGATGAATGGGCATAATATCGGAGGGTTGTGGGACCTCGAAAGCCCCATGACGCCGCCGGGAACGCCGCCCGCAATCGGTGTCATGGTGAAGATCGACAGCGCCGACGACATGGTTAAAAAAGTGACGGCGCTCGGCGGAACCGCGAATCCGCCGATGGACATCATGGAGAACGGGCGAATGGTCGGATGCGTTGATCCGAACGGTGCCGCCATCGATCTGTGGGAGGCGAAGAATCAGCCAGGGATGGACGGAGACAGCACGCAGCACGGCGCTCCAAGCTGGTTCGAGACGCTGACGACGGACGCCGGACGCGCGCGGGAGTTCTACAGTGAGCTCTTTGGCTGGACGTCCGAGGACCAGCAGATGCCGGGTTTCAAGTACACGACCTTCAGCCTCGGTAGCGAACCGGTGGCAGGCATGTTTCCGCTGACGCGCGAAATGGGGGAAATGCCCCCGCACTGGGCGACTTATTTCACGGTTGACGATCCCGACAAGACTGCGGAGAGGGTAACTGAGCTGGGGGGGAGTGTCTTCATGCCATTGATGGATATCGATGGCGTGGGACGCATGGCCGGCGTAAGCTCACCGCAAGGGATCATGTTTTATGTCATCAAATATTTTCCAATGACGTAG
- a CDS encoding amino acid permease, with product MTSRPTADLRSASTSESVIREDRLPRSLGVWSAAAAAVGLTIGSGIFRVPSTVAAESGSVGAAILVWVLGGVITLCGALTLAELAAMFPRAGGLYVYLREAYGPLAAFLFGWSWFFIRSAASAGTALIFVAYLRTFVPLEDGQGRMVAVALIILVGLANYRSVRLGAAIQNASTLAKVVALLVLAVAIFALGDAQAGALATAPSLSPWSSGGFGVALIAALFAYDGWIAATLVAGEIRDPERALPRALGGAAVVIVIAYLSINLAYLYALPLADMAASKAVAADAMTRVAGAGGAALVAALVMLSTFGGLNAGIMTGPRVFYAMAEDRLFFRSVAAIHPRYQTPHVATAVIVALTVLNASVRTFEQLAEAFVLLLYPFIAMTVAAVFVLRRRRPELHRPYRTAGYPVIPAIFLIGVSVMMANALIKRPSATLLSAGIVAAGLPVYLIWRSQRNRTDAG from the coding sequence ATGACCTCGCGACCCACTGCCGATTTACGATCCGCCAGCACTTCGGAAAGTGTTATCCGCGAGGACCGGTTGCCGCGCAGCCTTGGGGTGTGGAGCGCGGCGGCAGCGGCGGTAGGCCTGACAATTGGCAGCGGCATCTTCCGCGTTCCAAGCACCGTGGCCGCAGAGTCGGGGAGCGTCGGCGCAGCGATTCTCGTCTGGGTGCTTGGCGGTGTAATCACCCTCTGCGGCGCGCTGACCCTCGCCGAGCTCGCGGCAATGTTCCCGCGCGCGGGTGGATTGTACGTGTACCTGCGCGAAGCATACGGCCCACTCGCTGCTTTCCTCTTCGGCTGGTCCTGGTTTTTCATCCGCTCGGCAGCCTCGGCAGGAACTGCGCTGATTTTCGTTGCCTACCTGCGGACCTTCGTGCCACTGGAAGACGGACAGGGGCGAATGGTGGCGGTAGCGCTGATTATTCTGGTCGGATTGGCGAATTACCGCTCGGTACGGCTGGGCGCCGCCATTCAGAACGCGTCGACGCTGGCGAAGGTCGTCGCGCTTCTAGTTCTGGCGGTGGCGATTTTCGCGCTCGGCGATGCACAGGCAGGTGCGCTCGCGACGGCACCCTCGTTATCACCGTGGAGCTCCGGCGGTTTCGGTGTCGCGCTCATCGCGGCGCTTTTCGCGTATGACGGATGGATTGCGGCCACGCTCGTTGCGGGGGAAATCCGCGATCCCGAACGCGCCCTTCCACGGGCACTGGGTGGGGCCGCGGTAGTCATCGTGATCGCATATCTCTCCATTAACTTGGCGTATCTGTATGCTCTTCCTCTCGCGGATATGGCAGCGTCGAAGGCCGTCGCCGCTGACGCAATGACTCGCGTGGCCGGCGCAGGTGGTGCGGCGCTGGTCGCGGCCCTCGTGATGCTCTCGACATTTGGCGGACTCAACGCCGGGATCATGACCGGCCCCCGCGTGTTCTACGCGATGGCTGAAGATCGGCTGTTTTTCCGCAGCGTTGCCGCAATTCATCCGCGTTACCAGACACCACATGTTGCAACCGCGGTAATCGTCGCGCTTACGGTACTCAACGCTTCGGTAAGGACATTTGAGCAGCTCGCCGAGGCGTTCGTTCTCCTGCTCTATCCGTTCATTGCGATGACTGTAGCCGCAGTGTTCGTGCTTCGCCGACGGCGTCCAGAGCTTCACCGGCCTTATCGCACCGCCGGTTATCCAGTTATCCCCGCAATCTTCCTGATTGGCGTATCAGTAATGATGGCGAATGCGCTAATCAAGCGACCCTCGGCGACTTTGCTCAGCGCAGGGATTGTAGCGGCAGGTTTGCCGGTCTATCTGATCTGGCGGAGTCAGAGGAACAGAACCGACGCCGGCTGA
- a CDS encoding SDR family oxidoreductase — translation MILLTGATGYVGGRLLQRLQEDGHKVRCLARRPEVLGQKAISPTEVVAGDVLDRASLNSAMRGVGVAYYLIHSMGSSGSFEVADRQAALNFGEAAMSAGVKRIVYLGGLGREDEVLSPHLRSRQEVGDILRKSGVPVLEFRASIIIGSGSLSFEMIRSLVERLPIMITPKWVNVPAQPIAIDDVLEYLVAALELPIAQYRVYEIGGADQVSYAEIMRVYARQRGKRFRMLPVPVLTPFLSSLWLGLVTPLYARIGRKLIESIVHTTVVRDEAALTTFAIRPVGVNDAIHRALAGEEAQHLVTRWSDARSSAGESRSWDGVQFEPQLIDSRTVSVATTPQMAFRPIQRIGGDTGWYAWNWLWDVRGLLDLVAGGAGMRRGRASPTTLRVGDTLDFWRVESIVPDRLLRLVAEMKLPGRAWLEFEVTGEGSSAIIRQTATFDPVGKVGIAYWYALYPLHQLVFKGMLQGVARAALDEQRRS, via the coding sequence ATGATACTCCTCACCGGAGCAACCGGTTACGTCGGCGGCCGTCTTCTGCAACGACTGCAGGAGGATGGTCATAAGGTGCGCTGCCTCGCGCGCCGTCCTGAAGTTCTTGGGCAAAAGGCGATCTCTCCGACAGAAGTAGTAGCGGGCGATGTCCTCGACCGGGCGAGTCTCAATTCTGCGATGCGTGGGGTTGGGGTGGCTTACTATCTCATCCACTCCATGGGTTCGAGTGGGTCGTTTGAAGTGGCCGACCGGCAGGCTGCGCTGAACTTTGGCGAAGCAGCGATGAGTGCGGGTGTGAAACGGATTGTTTATCTGGGAGGCCTGGGCAGGGAGGACGAGGTGCTGTCGCCCCATCTCCGCAGTCGCCAGGAGGTAGGAGATATCCTGCGCAAGTCCGGCGTGCCCGTGCTCGAGTTTCGCGCGTCGATCATCATCGGTTCCGGCAGCCTGTCGTTTGAAATGATTCGCTCGCTGGTTGAGCGCCTGCCGATCATGATCACACCGAAATGGGTGAACGTCCCGGCGCAGCCGATCGCTATCGACGATGTGCTGGAATATCTCGTTGCGGCGCTTGAGCTGCCCATCGCGCAATACCGCGTTTACGAGATTGGCGGTGCCGATCAGGTCTCGTATGCGGAAATCATGCGCGTATATGCGCGCCAGCGCGGTAAACGTTTTCGGATGCTGCCGGTTCCGGTTCTTACTCCGTTCCTGTCGAGTCTGTGGCTCGGGCTCGTCACACCTTTGTATGCGCGTATCGGAAGAAAACTGATCGAGAGCATCGTTCACACGACAGTGGTTCGCGATGAGGCGGCGCTCACGACCTTCGCCATACGTCCGGTTGGGGTAAACGATGCCATTCATCGCGCGCTTGCCGGCGAGGAAGCCCAGCATCTGGTGACGCGCTGGTCAGACGCACGGTCATCAGCAGGGGAATCGCGCTCGTGGGATGGAGTACAGTTTGAACCACAGCTCATTGACTCCCGCACGGTGAGCGTGGCCACCACACCGCAAATGGCGTTCAGGCCTATCCAGCGCATTGGAGGCGACACCGGATGGTATGCGTGGAACTGGCTCTGGGACGTGCGCGGGTTGCTCGATCTTGTCGCCGGCGGGGCAGGGATGAGGCGAGGACGTGCTTCTCCCACTACGCTTCGCGTCGGCGATACACTCGATTTCTGGCGCGTTGAATCGATAGTGCCTGACCGGCTCCTGAGGCTCGTGGCGGAAATGAAACTGCCGGGGCGAGCATGGCTCGAATTCGAGGTTACCGGCGAGGGTTCGTCAGCGATCATTCGGCAAACCGCGACTTTCGACCCAGTGGGGAAGGTCGGGATAGCGTACTGGTATGCGCTGTATCCACTGCATCAACTGGTGTTCAAGGGAATGCTTCAGGGTGTCGCACGCGCGGCCCTGGATGAACAGCGCCGGAGCTGA